The Blastocatellia bacterium genome includes a window with the following:
- a CDS encoding NADH-quinone oxidoreductase subunit A, with product MKPFILQANPIYGYIPIVVLLIIGLLLPILLLTLGRLLRPTRPEEAKLAPYECGVDPVLDARERFSVRYYIVAMLFLVFDVETIFLFPWAVIYDKLALFGFIEVVVFFAILIVGYYYAWRKGALEWT from the coding sequence ATGAAGCCGTTCATACTGCAAGCCAATCCGATTTATGGCTACATTCCCATTGTGGTTCTGTTGATCATCGGCCTTCTGTTGCCGATTCTTCTCCTGACTCTGGGCCGGCTGTTGCGTCCCACGAGGCCGGAAGAAGCCAAACTCGCTCCCTATGAATGCGGCGTTGATCCGGTCCTCGATGCCCGCGAGCGATTTTCCGTTCGGTACTATATCGTCGCCATGCTCTTTCTCGTCTTCGATGTGGAAACGATTTTTCTCTTCCCCTGGGCGGTGATCTACGACAAGCTGGCGCTGTTTGGATTCATCGAGGTCGTCGTTTTCTTCGCCATTCTCATCGTCGGCTACTACTACGCCTGGCGAAAAGGAGCATTGGAATGGACCTAG
- a CDS encoding NADH-quinone oxidoreductase subunit B family protein — protein MDLEEYAEAGGFLTTTVDSVFNWARKSAIWPMTFGLACCAIEMMATGASRFDIDRFGAGVFRPSPRQSDLMIVAGTVTLKMAPVVRRVYDQMPEPKWVIAMGACASVGGPFDSYSTLQGVDRIVPVDVYIPGCPPRPEALLYGLMRLQDKIMREHPSRYIFGRDRVVRIEAASESATTGAPA, from the coding sequence ATGGACCTAGAAGAATACGCTGAAGCGGGAGGATTTCTCACCACGACGGTGGATTCCGTCTTCAACTGGGCGCGCAAATCGGCGATCTGGCCGATGACGTTTGGCCTGGCCTGTTGCGCCATCGAGATGATGGCGACGGGGGCGTCGCGATTCGATATTGATCGCTTTGGCGCCGGCGTTTTTCGTCCCAGCCCGCGCCAATCCGATCTGATGATCGTGGCGGGAACGGTCACGCTCAAGATGGCTCCCGTTGTGCGCCGCGTTTATGATCAGATGCCGGAGCCCAAATGGGTCATTGCCATGGGAGCGTGCGCCAGCGTGGGCGGACCGTTCGATTCGTACTCCACGCTCCAGGGGGTGGATCGCATCGTTCCCGTTGATGTCTACATCCCCGGATGTCCGCCCCGACCGGAGGCATTGCTCTACGGGTTGATGCGGCTTCAGGACAAGATCATGCGCGAGCATCCGAGCCGATATATTTTCGGCCGCGACCGCGTCGTTCGGATCGAAGCCGCATCCGAGAGTGCCACGACGGGCGCTCCTGCCTGA